TCCGGCGAGCGGGTTGCGGGTGATGTCCACGCCGGGCGCGAGCTGTACGTCGACGCCCTTGTGCCAGGCCTCCCAGCCGAGGGCGGCGCCGACCTTGTACTGCATCGCGGTGTCCCAGCTGGCGGCCTGGGTGATCCCGTCGGGGAACGCGGTCACGAGCAGCTGGACGTCGCCGAGCCCGGCGCCGGCGTCGTTGGACACCTGCTCGGGGATGCACAGGGACGGGATCGCCGGGACGTCGTTGGCGGCGCCGTAGTGGGTGATGTCGCCGCGCCCGTACAGCTCGCTGATCTTCTGCGCGAGGGTCATGCGCGCCACCACCATGTGGGCCCGCCGGCTCGCCGACAGGTGCGGGTTCAGCCACGGGCAGGCCGCGGACGCCGAGCCGGCAGCCGGGGCGGCTGAGGCTCCCGTGGCGGTGGCCAGTCCGATCCCGGAAGCGGCGAGGACGGTGGTGGCGAGAAGGATGCGAAGAGGTCGGGTGTTGCGCTGCACCCAGTGATCTTCGCCGTTCGAGTGCCATTGCCTGCGCGAATCGTGCTCCAGTAGCGTCCTGACCGAGGCGGGGACTCGGCAGGCACGGGAGGGCGCGGTCATGGGACTGCTCGACAAGGTCAAGGGCCAGTTCATCGACATCGTCGAGTTCCTCGACGACAGCCGGGACACGATCGTGTGGCGCTTCCCACGCCAGGGCAACGAGATCAAGATGGGTGCCCAGCTGGTCTGCCGCGAGGGCCAGGCGGCGGTGTTCGAGAACGAAGGCAAGATCGCCGACGTCTTCCAGCCCGGCACCTACACCCTCGAGACCCAGAACATGCCGATCCTGTCCGACCTCAAGGGCTGGAAGTACGGCTTCAACTCCCCGTTCAAGGCCGAGGTCTACTTCGTCGGGACCCGGCTCTACACGGACATGAAGTGGGGGACGCAGGAGCCAGTCACCATCCGCGACGCCGAGTTCGGCATGGTGCGGTTGCGTGCGTTCGGCACGTTCGCGCTCCAGGTCACCGACCCGGCGGCGTTGCTGCGCCAGCTCGTCGGGACCGACCCGAACTTCACCACCGAAGAGGTGCAGGACTTCCTGCGCGAGAAGATGGTCAGCGAGGTCGGTACGGCGCTGGCGACCTCCGGCGTACCGATGCTGGACCTCGCCGCAAACCAGCAGAAGATCTCCGAGACGCTCGCCGGAACCCTGACGACCGCCTTCGCCGACATGGGCGTGTCGATCCCGAAGTT
This DNA window, taken from Mycobacteriales bacterium, encodes the following:
- a CDS encoding SPFH domain-containing protein, with translation MGLLDKVKGQFIDIVEFLDDSRDTIVWRFPRQGNEIKMGAQLVCREGQAAVFENEGKIADVFQPGTYTLETQNMPILSDLKGWKYGFNSPFKAEVYFVGTRLYTDMKWGTQEPVTIRDAEFGMVRLRAFGTFALQVTDPAALLRQLVGTDPNFTTEEVQDFLREKMVSEVGTALATSGVPMLDLAANQQKISETLAGTLTTAFADMGVSIPKFIIQNISLPPEVSAMLDKRTEMGVLGNLDQFTKFQAASAITEAAQNPGGVAGAGVGLGAGLAMGQQMAAAMQPQTTTSAAAGSAPPPLPTAAGFYIGVNGQQVGPFAVGDLPAQVASGQLTPDTLVWRQGMAAWARAADVPEVNSAFGAAPPPLPPETPPAPPAPPSA